Proteins encoded in a region of the Nitrospira sp. genome:
- a CDS encoding substrate-binding domain-containing protein, whose protein sequence is MKYLRCMIVAGLWATFVLASHPTQPEHSAMIKVDGSSTVYPLTEVVAEEFRNANRGKIRVTAGIARTGGGFKNFCRGEIDIADASRPILKEELALCQKNGIAYYELPIAFDAEDSTWRG, encoded by the coding sequence ATGAAATACTTGCGGTGTATGATCGTGGCCGGCTTATGGGCGACTTTTGTTCTGGCAAGTCATCCAACACAGCCAGAGCACTCGGCCATGATCAAGGTGGATGGCTCAAGTACCGTGTATCCCTTAACCGAAGTGGTGGCGGAAGAATTTCGGAATGCCAATCGCGGGAAGATTCGAGTGACCGCTGGCATTGCGAGGACAGGCGGCGGATTCAAAAACTTCTGTCGAGGCGAGATCGATATCGCCGATGCCTCTCGGCCAATTTTGAAGGAAGAACTGGCTCTTTGCCAGAAGAACGGTATCGCCTACTATGAGTTGCCCATCGCCTTCGATGCTGAAGATTCGACTTGGCGCGGATGA
- a CDS encoding porin produces MKGWCFAVGMCVIGLWLVCNANVAQASLEDLLYEKGQITKEEWVKLKADREREEGIIQQRPTTERWYDKLSIRGYTQFRYSYLPDNKDIVFDDSDATINDPSGFTLRRMRLVFSGDVTDWLSVYIQPDFSASLSGVTGDAGNNFVQLRDAYADIFLPLPHLAPKELRIRAGLSKVPFGFENMQSSQQRAPFDRSDALNSAVPGERDLGLFIYYSPAETRKLFRRLVDSGLKGAGDYGVFGIGVYNGQGINISERNDNKHLIVHSTYPLELPYGQIIQFGADAFRGTFNPAVSGTGLPGVPRVEDNGSYLDERVAVHFVLFPQPVGIQVEWNWGRGPRLNEAENAIEDSTLQGGYVMGMYRWEVNKPWLTHLTPYVRWQEYDGGRKNRTNAPSTVVREWELGVEWQIVKALEFTIAWANTERTNTRTAPYGTQEGNIIRTQLQWNY; encoded by the coding sequence ATGAAGGGATGGTGCTTTGCGGTCGGTATGTGTGTGATCGGTCTCTGGTTGGTCTGTAATGCCAATGTGGCCCAAGCCAGCCTGGAGGATCTGCTCTATGAGAAGGGGCAGATCACGAAGGAAGAATGGGTCAAGCTGAAAGCCGATCGGGAAAGAGAAGAAGGGATTATTCAACAGCGGCCGACGACAGAACGATGGTACGACAAACTCAGCATACGAGGCTATACGCAATTTCGCTATAGTTACCTCCCTGACAATAAAGATATCGTCTTCGATGATTCTGATGCCACCATCAATGACCCTTCGGGCTTCACGCTTCGCCGCATGCGCCTCGTTTTTTCAGGTGATGTTACCGATTGGTTGTCCGTCTATATTCAGCCGGATTTCTCCGCCTCTCTTTCGGGCGTGACGGGAGACGCAGGCAATAACTTTGTCCAACTTCGCGACGCCTATGCCGATATCTTTCTCCCCTTACCCCACCTAGCGCCAAAAGAACTGCGGATTCGAGCAGGGCTATCGAAGGTCCCATTTGGCTTTGAAAATATGCAGTCCTCCCAACAGCGCGCCCCCTTCGACCGGAGCGACGCGCTTAATAGCGCGGTGCCGGGAGAGCGGGACCTCGGATTGTTCATTTATTATTCGCCGGCTGAAACCAGAAAATTATTCAGAAGACTTGTCGATTCGGGTCTCAAAGGCGCCGGCGACTACGGCGTCTTCGGTATCGGCGTCTATAACGGTCAAGGCATCAATATCTCGGAACGCAATGATAATAAACATCTCATCGTGCATTCCACCTATCCCCTTGAATTGCCATATGGGCAGATCATCCAGTTCGGCGCGGATGCGTTCCGTGGGACGTTCAATCCCGCTGTGTCAGGTACCGGCCTCCCCGGTGTTCCAAGGGTAGAAGATAACGGGAGTTACCTGGACGAGCGGGTCGCCGTGCATTTTGTGCTCTTTCCTCAACCCGTGGGTATCCAAGTGGAATGGAATTGGGGCCGTGGTCCACGGTTGAACGAAGCCGAAAATGCGATTGAAGACAGCACTCTCCAGGGCGGCTACGTCATGGGGATGTATAGGTGGGAAGTAAATAAGCCCTGGTTGACCCACCTGACACCTTATGTGCGCTGGCAAGAATACGACGGCGGGAGGAAGAACCGGACCAATGCACCGTCCACCGTTGTTCGGGAATGGGAACTCGGGGTCGAGTGGCAAATCGTTAAGGCCCTGGAATTCACGATCGCATGGGCCAACACCGAACGAACGAATACGCGAACGGCCCCATATGGAACTCAGGAAGGGAACATTATCCGTACTCAGCTGCAGTGGAACTACTGA
- a CDS encoding phosphate ABC transporter substrate-binding protein, with protein sequence MKISAKRFSLCGFALLGALASGFPPAYADDVIVLDTALKGYVKVSGVSGNLNSIGSDTLNNLMTLWAEGFRKQYPSVKIQIEGKGSSTAPPALIEGTAQLGPMSRTMKNTEADSFERKFRYKPTAFPVAIDALAVYVNKDNPVQGFTMAQIDAIFSKTRRLGASANFERWAQLGITGEVADSPISLYGRNSASGTYGFFKEYALKNGDFKDEVKEQPGSASVVQGVTEDQAGIGYSGIGYMTSGVRAIPVAEKEGAPFIAPTQQNALNGSYPLWRHLLIYVNKAPNKPLDPLVKEFIKFVYSKEGQAIVIKDGFFPLPQSLIEKEVVKVE encoded by the coding sequence ATGAAAATATCAGCCAAACGATTCAGTCTGTGTGGCTTCGCCCTGCTAGGAGCCCTTGCTTCGGGATTCCCTCCGGCCTATGCCGATGACGTGATCGTGTTGGACACAGCCTTGAAAGGGTATGTCAAGGTCAGCGGGGTATCGGGCAATCTCAACAGCATTGGTTCGGACACGCTTAATAATCTTATGACGCTCTGGGCCGAAGGCTTTCGCAAGCAATATCCAAGCGTCAAAATACAAATCGAAGGGAAGGGCTCAAGCACCGCGCCTCCGGCCTTGATCGAAGGCACAGCGCAACTTGGGCCGATGTCCCGTACGATGAAAAACACCGAGGCCGATTCCTTCGAAAGAAAGTTCAGATATAAACCTACCGCGTTCCCTGTGGCTATCGATGCGCTTGCCGTCTACGTGAACAAAGACAACCCTGTCCAGGGATTCACGATGGCGCAGATCGATGCGATCTTCTCCAAAACTCGTCGGCTTGGGGCTTCAGCAAACTTCGAACGGTGGGCTCAGTTGGGAATTACTGGAGAAGTGGCGGATTCTCCGATTAGTCTTTATGGCCGTAACTCGGCTTCCGGCACCTACGGATTTTTCAAGGAGTATGCGCTGAAAAACGGCGACTTCAAGGATGAAGTCAAAGAACAGCCCGGCTCTGCATCGGTGGTGCAGGGGGTCACAGAGGATCAAGCGGGGATCGGCTACAGTGGTATCGGCTATATGACGTCCGGTGTGCGAGCTATCCCCGTGGCTGAAAAAGAAGGAGCGCCCTTCATTGCTCCGACGCAGCAGAATGCCCTGAACGGGTCGTATCCACTCTGGCGTCATCTGCTGATCTACGTCAACAAAGCACCCAACAAGCCGCTCGATCCGCTCGTGAAGGAGTTCATCAAGTTTGTTTATAGCAAAGAAGGGCAAGCCATCGTCATTAAGGATGGTTTCTTCCCTCTCCCACAATCTCTGATTGAAAAGGAAGTGGTAAAAGTCGAATAG
- a CDS encoding ABC transporter permease subunit has product MNIPPFSSTPATQGEHASGWGSIPTQALVGGLFSRRQIRSITDKFTRLIIKTGGISIILCILGMCVFLVGEVIPLFQAPHATSTEPISLSPLERPSTSALTGIDEQQELAYVLRGDSLEFVFLGGATSPVSTIPSRGLLPDGSVTAVARAFGKGHSLAMGTGDGRVIPVTIDFTHEFKGNDRTISPSVTVGVPIVATPTPQAITKMAYQRTESDVRVAALLQDQHLWLTTSRTTSRPDGTAAASITQVDLTSTVPGRITALTLGSRAEILAVGTAEGKLYQLDVRTPAQPVLTETTQASEREEAITALAYLMGDRSLVVGSASGQLTVWMPVREHPGTNVTQMKPIHLFTPHLSAVTDITISQRDKGFITTDAGGEIRLHHSTSEQTLLTLTPQQGALRSTYFSPKADGLVGLTEDNRLVHYHIANPYPEITWATLFSPVWYEGYDQPKLVWQSSSGSDDFEPKFSLTPLIFGTVKGTFYAVLLAVPLAVLAAIYTAMFMHPDLRAKIKPTIEIMAALPTVVLGFLAGLWFAPVLERNLPAMAGMLHVIPLAILVSAALYLMLPASLRHRVRPGVEALLIMPIVVAVVWGCLETNAWWEAFLFDGNYKKWLDAHLGLNYDQRNAIVVGVAMGFAIIPIIYSISEEALSNVPKNLIAGSLALGATRWQTLAHLVLISASPGIFSALMIGLGRAVGETMIVLMATGNTPIMDWSLFNGFRTLSANIAVEIPEAPHGGTLYRTLFLAGLLLFVATFILNTAAELIRQRLREKYSQF; this is encoded by the coding sequence ATGAACATACCGCCATTCAGTTCGACACCCGCTACCCAAGGAGAGCATGCTTCAGGCTGGGGTTCAATTCCGACCCAGGCTCTTGTGGGTGGACTGTTCAGTCGACGCCAAATCAGATCAATCACGGATAAGTTCACACGTTTAATCATCAAGACAGGCGGGATCAGCATCATCCTTTGCATTCTGGGGATGTGTGTCTTTCTGGTGGGAGAAGTCATCCCACTCTTTCAAGCGCCCCACGCGACCTCGACCGAACCCATTTCACTCTCTCCGCTTGAGCGGCCATCGACCTCAGCCCTCACCGGCATCGACGAACAGCAAGAACTCGCCTATGTGCTACGCGGTGACTCCTTGGAGTTTGTCTTCTTAGGAGGAGCCACATCCCCCGTATCAACAATTCCTTCGCGAGGTTTGTTGCCGGACGGCTCCGTCACAGCGGTAGCGCGAGCTTTCGGGAAGGGGCACTCCCTCGCCATGGGTACGGGGGACGGGCGTGTCATCCCTGTGACGATCGACTTTACCCATGAGTTCAAAGGCAACGATCGCACGATCTCTCCGTCCGTCACGGTCGGGGTACCGATCGTTGCCACACCGACTCCACAAGCGATCACCAAAATGGCCTACCAGAGGACGGAATCCGATGTTCGGGTCGCGGCACTGCTGCAAGACCAACATCTCTGGCTGACCACGAGCCGAACAACATCGCGCCCGGATGGCACGGCCGCTGCCTCTATCACGCAAGTCGACCTCACGTCCACTGTACCAGGCCGGATCACCGCACTTACGCTCGGGAGTCGGGCGGAGATTCTTGCGGTGGGAACAGCAGAGGGCAAACTGTACCAACTGGACGTACGGACACCAGCGCAGCCTGTTTTGACCGAGACGACACAGGCATCCGAGCGAGAGGAGGCCATTACCGCGCTCGCTTACTTGATGGGCGACCGATCGCTCGTCGTCGGGAGCGCCTCGGGACAGCTTACCGTGTGGATGCCTGTGCGCGAGCATCCTGGAACGAATGTCACCCAGATGAAACCCATCCATCTGTTTACCCCTCATCTGAGCGCGGTCACCGACATCACGATTTCCCAACGGGATAAGGGATTCATCACCACCGATGCCGGGGGAGAAATCCGGTTGCATCACTCGACGTCCGAACAAACGTTGCTGACTCTCACGCCACAACAGGGGGCGCTCCGCAGCACCTATTTTTCTCCGAAAGCCGATGGCCTGGTGGGCTTGACTGAGGATAATCGCCTGGTCCACTACCACATTGCGAATCCATATCCGGAGATTACATGGGCAACCTTGTTCTCCCCGGTCTGGTACGAAGGTTATGATCAACCAAAACTTGTCTGGCAATCCTCGAGCGGGTCGGACGACTTTGAGCCAAAGTTCAGCCTGACTCCGCTCATCTTTGGTACCGTAAAGGGCACCTTCTATGCCGTTTTACTGGCGGTTCCGCTGGCAGTCTTGGCGGCGATTTACACCGCGATGTTCATGCATCCGGACCTGCGAGCCAAGATCAAACCGACGATTGAAATCATGGCGGCGCTTCCCACCGTGGTTCTCGGATTTCTGGCCGGACTCTGGTTTGCGCCGGTTTTGGAGCGGAACCTCCCGGCCATGGCCGGGATGCTGCATGTGATTCCCTTGGCCATCCTCGTTTCTGCCGCGCTTTATCTGATGTTGCCGGCCTCCCTTCGCCACCGTGTCCGGCCGGGCGTCGAAGCGTTGCTCATCATGCCGATTGTCGTCGCCGTTGTCTGGGGCTGTCTTGAGACCAACGCGTGGTGGGAAGCATTCCTCTTCGATGGCAACTATAAGAAATGGCTGGATGCGCACCTCGGCCTAAATTATGACCAACGGAATGCCATCGTCGTCGGCGTAGCCATGGGGTTCGCCATCATTCCCATCATCTATAGTATTTCGGAGGAGGCCCTTTCAAACGTTCCCAAGAATCTGATCGCCGGCTCCTTAGCCCTTGGTGCGACCCGATGGCAAACACTTGCCCATCTCGTCCTCATCTCCGCCAGTCCTGGCATCTTCTCGGCTCTGATGATCGGACTTGGCCGAGCTGTCGGAGAGACCATGATCGTCCTGATGGCGACCGGCAATACGCCGATCATGGATTGGAGCCTCTTCAACGGGTTTCGAACCCTCTCCGCAAATATCGCAGTCGAAATTCCTGAAGCCCCACACGGTGGCACCTTGTATCGCACACTCTTCTTGGCGGGGCTGCTCCTCTTTGTGGCCACCTTTATCCTCAACACGGCAGCCGAGCTGATTCGACAACGACTCAGGGAGAAATACAGTCAATTCTAA
- the pstA gene encoding phosphate ABC transporter permease PstA: protein MKLWVKQFFGSGELFIWSCGAGLSLSLLMIGGLLVLIVINGFGYFWPADLVELTLKDGKHVIGQLAGEEVSPKGIPRIRIKIGNRDLYGLDYRWINTDQIIEQTKPVDLVMVERREWGNFYGRLRTLVEEDQVVADGADAVWQSLPPLLRHAESSEAENEYSLLVVDANGKEKSMSLGQVMRVLRPNDLSTLEKVWVYVGNVWTVLTTEPREANTEGGIFPAIFGTVMMVIIMSLVVTPFGVIGALYLREYAPQGVIVRTVRIAVNNLAGVPSIVFGVFGLGFFVYGVGGTIDALWFSERLPTPTFGTGGILWASLTLALLTVPVVIVATEEGLAAVPREYREGSVGLGATKWETMWRVVLPTALPGILTGLILAMARAAGEVAPLMLTGVVKLAPAMPIDAIWPFLHLDRKFMHLGFHIYDVGFQSPNVEAAKPMVYVTTLVLILVVVILNLTGIVLRNRLRRKYAGSAV, encoded by the coding sequence ATGAAATTGTGGGTCAAGCAGTTTTTTGGCAGCGGCGAACTCTTCATTTGGAGCTGCGGTGCAGGACTCTCCCTCTCGCTCCTCATGATCGGGGGACTCCTCGTTCTCATCGTCATCAACGGCTTCGGCTATTTCTGGCCAGCTGACCTGGTCGAATTGACCCTGAAAGACGGAAAACACGTGATCGGCCAGTTAGCCGGTGAAGAAGTGAGTCCGAAAGGGATCCCACGCATCAGGATAAAGATCGGCAATCGAGATCTCTACGGGTTGGACTATCGGTGGATCAATACCGATCAGATCATTGAACAGACCAAGCCGGTCGATCTCGTCATGGTGGAACGACGCGAGTGGGGTAACTTCTATGGACGTCTGCGGACGCTTGTCGAGGAAGACCAGGTCGTAGCCGATGGCGCGGATGCCGTATGGCAGTCCCTACCGCCCCTGCTTCGGCATGCGGAATCGAGCGAGGCGGAGAATGAGTACAGCTTGCTCGTCGTCGACGCCAATGGCAAAGAAAAATCCATGTCGCTCGGCCAAGTCATGCGGGTCCTGAGACCCAACGATCTTTCGACCTTGGAAAAGGTCTGGGTCTATGTCGGCAACGTCTGGACAGTTTTGACGACGGAACCACGCGAAGCCAATACGGAGGGTGGGATCTTTCCGGCCATTTTCGGCACCGTCATGATGGTGATCATCATGAGCTTGGTTGTGACTCCCTTCGGCGTCATCGGCGCCCTGTACCTCAGAGAGTATGCCCCCCAGGGAGTCATCGTGCGGACCGTTAGGATTGCCGTCAACAATCTCGCCGGGGTTCCCTCGATCGTCTTCGGCGTGTTCGGCTTAGGATTTTTTGTGTATGGCGTCGGCGGTACGATTGATGCGCTGTGGTTCTCTGAGCGATTACCGACTCCGACCTTTGGAACGGGTGGCATCCTCTGGGCCTCTTTGACGCTGGCGCTCTTGACCGTTCCCGTCGTGATCGTCGCGACCGAAGAGGGATTGGCTGCAGTACCGCGAGAATACCGGGAAGGATCAGTCGGGTTGGGTGCCACCAAATGGGAAACGATGTGGAGGGTTGTCCTTCCTACGGCGCTCCCGGGGATTCTGACCGGACTGATTCTAGCCATGGCTCGCGCGGCCGGCGAGGTCGCTCCGTTGATGTTGACCGGGGTGGTGAAGCTGGCCCCTGCTATGCCGATCGACGCGATCTGGCCGTTTCTACACTTGGACCGAAAATTCATGCACTTGGGGTTTCATATCTATGATGTGGGTTTCCAATCGCCGAACGTTGAGGCCGCCAAGCCGATGGTGTATGTCACCACATTGGTATTGATTCTTGTGGTTGTGATACTTAACCTCACAGGCATCGTTTTAAGAAATAGACTGAGGAGGAAATATGCTGGATCAGCAGTTTGA
- the pstB gene encoding phosphate ABC transporter ATP-binding protein PstB: MDSDDFKVPHQPSAQEKPKLRVQGFNFFYGPVQSLFNIDMDIPQNQVTAFIGPSGCGKSTLLRCMNRLNDLIEGARHKGNILIDEVDIFNPMIDTTDLRKRVGMVFQKSNPFPKSIHENVEYGPRLQGLKNRTVLAEIVERSLRGAGLWEEVKDRLHKSALGLSGGQQQRLCIARALAVKPEVLLMDEPCSALDPIATGTIEELLFSLKKELTVVIVTHNMQQAARVSDLTAFMYLGQLVEFGLTKQLFTNPSKKQTEDYITGRFG; the protein is encoded by the coding sequence ATGGACTCCGATGATTTCAAGGTGCCGCATCAGCCCAGTGCTCAAGAGAAGCCCAAGCTTCGGGTGCAGGGCTTCAACTTTTTCTACGGGCCGGTCCAGTCCCTGTTTAATATCGACATGGATATTCCCCAGAATCAAGTGACCGCGTTCATTGGGCCTTCCGGGTGCGGAAAATCCACGTTGTTACGATGCATGAACCGCTTGAACGACCTCATCGAGGGCGCACGGCATAAGGGAAATATCCTCATTGACGAGGTCGATATCTTTAACCCGATGATCGATACCACGGATCTTCGGAAACGTGTAGGGATGGTGTTTCAAAAATCCAATCCCTTCCCAAAATCGATCCATGAAAATGTCGAGTACGGTCCTCGGTTGCAAGGCTTGAAGAACCGGACGGTGTTGGCAGAGATCGTCGAAAGAAGTCTCCGAGGGGCCGGCTTATGGGAAGAAGTGAAGGACCGACTTCACAAGAGCGCCCTCGGCTTATCCGGCGGTCAGCAGCAGCGTCTCTGCATCGCTCGGGCCCTCGCGGTCAAGCCGGAGGTTCTTCTAATGGACGAGCCCTGTTCCGCGCTGGATCCGATCGCCACGGGGACCATCGAAGAATTGCTGTTTTCGCTCAAGAAGGAGTTGACAGTCGTCATCGTGACGCACAACATGCAGCAAGCGGCACGGGTGTCCGATTTGACGGCCTTCATGTACCTTGGCCAATTGGTAGAGTTCGGGCTCACAAAACAGCTGTTCACGAACCCTTCGAAGAAGCAAACGGAAGACTACATCACTGGGCGATTCGGGTGA
- the phoU gene encoding phosphate signaling complex protein PhoU, producing the protein MVQQRHFDEELAQLKMKLVQMAGLAEDQIDKALTALVTRDAALACRVIERDHKVNAMDVEIDEASIELLALHQPAARDLRLVTTAMKLSTELERISDLAESICERAIELNEEPQLKPYIDIPRMGSLARVMVKEGIDAFVKEDSKLARKVIVDDDFVDDLMEQLFRELLSFMMEKPETISRAIRLSFIAKSLERVADHATNIAELVVYLVEGKIIRHTSPPVPL; encoded by the coding sequence ATGGTTCAACAACGACATTTCGACGAAGAACTTGCACAATTAAAGATGAAGCTGGTGCAAATGGCCGGTCTTGCCGAAGATCAGATCGATAAGGCGTTGACCGCCCTGGTCACGCGCGATGCGGCCCTGGCCTGCCGAGTAATCGAACGAGACCACAAGGTCAACGCAATGGACGTGGAGATCGACGAGGCGTCTATTGAGTTGTTAGCGCTCCACCAGCCTGCGGCGCGCGATCTTCGGTTGGTGACCACGGCCATGAAACTGTCCACTGAGCTCGAGCGCATCAGCGACCTGGCGGAAAGTATCTGTGAGCGAGCGATCGAACTGAACGAAGAACCTCAACTCAAGCCCTACATCGATATCCCGAGGATGGGGAGCCTTGCACGGGTGATGGTGAAGGAAGGCATCGATGCCTTCGTCAAAGAGGACTCGAAGCTGGCCAGAAAAGTAATCGTGGATGATGATTTTGTCGACGATTTGATGGAACAGTTGTTTCGAGAGTTGCTCTCCTTTATGATGGAAAAGCCAGAGACTATTAGTCGTGCCATTCGATTGAGCTTTATCGCCAAGTCTCTCGAGCGAGTGGCCGATCATGCGACCAATATCGCCGAGCTCGTGGTCTACCTGGTTGAAGGCAAGATCATCCGGCATACATCACCACCGGTTCCGTTATAA
- a CDS encoding DNA translocase FtsK 4TM domain-containing protein, translated as MGATTRAKRREARRAPSPSSHIQREVIGVILIALSLLMLLSLLSFVPGEAKIVAAGAANADPPRNLIGSFGALLAGAVFYGLGGAAYLFPVLLGRLGFRCFSQVPVSLRLRTAASSLAAVFFLGAFLHLETTGVPTLTSGLISRGMAGGVVGLTIAEGLRAVFAGTGAHILIITGFLVSLLLTTPLSLVEAVRRMPEHWAVLREGLSAVMPERSIEVQKESVNRRSRVKSSRPTAVTQEEASAVERIEGSEPSPTPSSPGPVIQPFPVIAATVDAQTTEPEPVVPPAEPVDYQLPDPEILLSDPSGPLDRMSDEELRAQSEVLSRALMSFGIEGIVTEVRPGPVVTMYEFEPAPGTKVARIVNLADDLALALKATSLRIVAPLPGKSVVGIEVPNRSRETVSLKEVVMSDAFRRARSRLTLALGKDIFGAPMTADLKTMPHLLVAGATGAGKSVSLNTMLLSILFSAKPSEVKLLLIDPKMLEFQSYEGIPHLLRPVITEPKSAARGLGWVVAEMERRYKLLAEAGVRNVDAYNRKVVGLHEALAENHLTGVEQTELPMQFLSEEERLSAGESSIAEGERGCMQPKPTPPEPLPFIVVMIDELADLMMVAPKDVEDKIARLAQMARASGIHLVLATQRPSVDVLTGLIKANFPARIAFQVSSKTDSRTILDANGAEALLGRGDMLYLASGTGRLARLHGSFVSDDDVRSVVEFVKKQALPIYNQELQSLKIEEAAEEDAKDEVYEQAKDLVLSTGQASASLIQRRLRVGYPRAARMIEQMETEGIVGAAGRDGRREVLGRRGPVGAAEAAEA; from the coding sequence ATGGGTGCCACCACGAGGGCTAAGCGGAGAGAAGCCCGCCGCGCCCCATCCCCCTCTTCTCATATTCAGCGCGAAGTGATCGGCGTGATCTTGATCGCGTTGAGCTTGCTCATGCTCTTGAGCCTTTTATCATTTGTACCGGGGGAGGCGAAGATTGTGGCGGCCGGTGCAGCGAACGCCGACCCGCCTCGAAATCTCATCGGTTCATTCGGAGCTCTCTTGGCCGGAGCTGTTTTTTATGGTCTCGGTGGAGCGGCCTATCTCTTTCCCGTGTTGCTGGGGCGGTTGGGATTTCGCTGTTTCTCTCAGGTGCCGGTGAGTCTCAGGCTACGGACGGCCGCCAGTTCCCTAGCAGCGGTATTCTTTTTAGGTGCTTTTCTGCATCTTGAAACAACGGGGGTTCCGACACTAACCAGCGGGTTGATTTCCCGTGGGATGGCTGGTGGTGTCGTCGGTCTGACAATCGCCGAGGGGCTCCGTGCCGTCTTTGCCGGAACCGGAGCCCATATCCTGATTATTACGGGATTTCTCGTGTCTCTTCTTCTGACAACGCCTCTGTCGCTGGTCGAAGCCGTGCGTCGGATGCCGGAACATTGGGCCGTTCTCCGCGAGGGCCTGTCCGCAGTGATGCCTGAGCGATCAATCGAGGTCCAGAAGGAGTCCGTCAATCGACGGTCACGGGTGAAGTCTTCCAGGCCAACCGCCGTCACCCAGGAAGAAGCGTCGGCTGTTGAAAGGATCGAAGGGTCAGAACCGAGCCCAACTCCGTCATCACCGGGTCCGGTCATCCAGCCATTCCCTGTCATAGCCGCGACCGTTGACGCGCAAACGACTGAACCGGAACCGGTTGTTCCACCGGCTGAGCCTGTGGATTATCAGCTGCCTGACCCTGAGATTCTGTTAAGCGATCCTTCAGGACCCCTGGATCGGATGTCGGATGAAGAATTAAGAGCGCAGTCCGAGGTCTTGTCGCGAGCATTGATGAGCTTCGGCATCGAGGGTATCGTGACGGAAGTAAGGCCCGGTCCCGTCGTCACGATGTACGAATTCGAGCCGGCGCCCGGCACGAAGGTGGCCCGCATCGTGAATCTGGCTGATGACCTTGCGTTGGCTCTCAAGGCAACGAGTCTACGCATCGTGGCGCCGTTGCCGGGGAAATCAGTGGTCGGGATCGAAGTGCCGAACCGGTCTCGAGAGACGGTGTCGCTGAAGGAAGTCGTCATGAGCGATGCCTTTCGTCGTGCAAGGTCCAGACTGACACTGGCGTTGGGCAAGGACATCTTCGGCGCCCCGATGACGGCCGATCTGAAGACGATGCCGCATCTCTTGGTAGCCGGCGCCACCGGCGCCGGGAAGAGTGTCAGTTTGAACACGATGTTGCTCAGCATTCTCTTTTCCGCCAAGCCCAGTGAAGTGAAACTCCTGCTTATTGACCCAAAGATGCTCGAGTTCCAATCGTATGAGGGAATTCCGCATCTGTTACGACCGGTGATTACCGAGCCGAAATCCGCCGCAAGAGGGCTGGGTTGGGTCGTTGCTGAAATGGAACGGCGGTACAAGTTGCTGGCGGAGGCTGGCGTGCGGAATGTCGATGCGTACAATCGCAAGGTCGTCGGATTGCATGAGGCGCTTGCTGAAAATCACCTAACGGGCGTTGAGCAGACTGAGCTCCCGATGCAGTTTCTCTCAGAAGAGGAGCGTCTCTCTGCCGGTGAAAGCTCGATTGCCGAGGGTGAACGGGGTTGCATGCAGCCAAAACCGACGCCGCCGGAGCCGCTGCCTTTTATCGTCGTCATGATCGATGAGCTGGCGGATCTGATGATGGTGGCTCCGAAAGATGTGGAAGATAAGATCGCCCGGCTCGCACAGATGGCACGGGCTTCCGGCATTCATCTGGTGCTGGCAACCCAACGCCCGTCCGTCGATGTACTGACCGGCTTGATCAAAGCGAATTTCCCTGCACGGATCGCGTTTCAAGTGTCTTCGAAGACCGACTCACGAACCATTCTCGATGCGAATGGAGCGGAGGCTCTCCTCGGCCGAGGCGATATGCTGTACCTGGCCTCCGGCACCGGCCGCCTCGCTCGTCTGCATGGATCTTTTGTCTCGGACGACGATGTCCGTTCAGTTGTTGAGTTTGTGAAGAAACAAGCGCTCCCGATCTACAATCAGGAGCTGCAATCCCTGAAGATAGAGGAAGCGGCAGAGGAGGATGCCAAAGACGAGGTGTATGAACAGGCCAAAGATCTGGTCCTGTCAACCGGACAGGCATCGGCCTCGTTGATTCAGCGTCGACTGCGGGTCGGCTATCCTCGCGCGGCCCGTATGATTGAACAAATGGAGACAGAGGGCATCGTGGGGGCAGCGGGTCGCGATGGGCGTCGGGAGGTGCTTGGTCGGCGTGGTCCGGTGGGAGCGGCGGAAGCAGCGGAAGCATGA